ATGCGGCACGTGCGACCAGCGACATGAATACTAAAAATACGACTGAACACACCAGCGAAAAACGCCATGTGATCAAAGTATTTGTTGGCTTTTTCCCTCTGCTTCTCATTGCAGTATTACCACCTGTTCATCTTTGCTTGTTGGCCGCTTCATTTCTAATTGCATGGTTGCCACTTCTTCAATGCGCGCATGCTGCGAATAAAACTCTTCTTCTACTAGCAAGTAACGCCACTCAAGATCGAGTTCATCGCGCTCTTGCAATAATTTATCTTGCTCTATCAATTGTTGACGCGCTAAGTGCGTCACCTGAACCACACTCAAACTAGAAGCAAGAATCACAACCAATAAGGCCAAGGTCAGCTTATTAGCTCCTAGGCCTTTAAAAATTTCCACAAATAAGTTGGGTTGTCGATTCACCGCTTTAGCTTTCATTACAGCCTCTGTGCAATCCTTAATACCGAACTACGTGAACGCGGATTAGCTTCAATTTCCGCCTTACTTGGCTTAATGGCTTTACCCACTGCCTTTAACGTCAGGTTTTTATTTATTTGTGCGTCAGTCAAAGGCAGACCTCTGGGTATCGCCTCTCCCTTACTCTGTTTTTTTATAAACTGCTTAACAATGCGATCTTCTAACGAGTGAAACGAAATAACGACTAAACGTCCACCTGGCTTTAAAACGTCAACAGCGGCTTGCAGTGCAGTTTGAATTTCTTCAAGTTCACTGTTGATATAAATACGGATCGCTTGGAATGTTCGTGTTGCAGGATGCTTATACTTGTCTTTAACCGGCACAGCTTCATCGACTAAATCAGCAAGCTGCTTAGTGCTAGTAATAGGTGTGTGCTCACGAGTCTCAATGATTTTATGGGCAATGCGACGACCAAACTTTTCCTCACCGTAGGTTTTAATCACATGGGTAATATCTTCAAGTTCAGCTTCAGCTAACCATTGTGCAGCACTGCGACCACTGGTTGGGTCCATGCGCATATCGAGCGGGCCATCTTTCATAAAGCTAAAACCGCGTTCAGCATCATCAAGCTGTGGTGAAGAAACACCGATATCTAACAAAATGCCGTCAACCTTACCGATTAAATCGTTATCTTCAGCAACGGCTTTAAGATTTGAAAAACGCGTGTGGGCAATCGAAAAACGTGCATCATCAGCAAATTTTTCAGCAGCTTTAATTGCTTGTGGATCTTGATCAATCGCTTGCAAGCGACCTTGTTCACTTAAACGCGCAAGAATTTGCCCTGAGTGTCCGCCGCGACCAAATGTGCCATCCATATAAATGCCTTCGGGTTTAATATCCAAAGCATCTATGGTTTCGTCCATCAGTACAGAGACATGTTCAAATTGCGCTGTCATTAGCTAGTTTTTGCCTTTTTATTATTGTGGTTAGAGTGAGAAGTTATCGAACTCAGGATTCGCCTCAAAATCGCCTTGGCGTTCAATTTCAGTATCTTGGCGCATTTGTTCATGCCAACGATCTTCATCCCAAATTTCAAACTTGTTCATCAAGCCAACCAACATGATTTTTTTTCCAAGTTCTGCGTGTGCTCGTAAAGACGGCGCCAGCAGAATTCGGCCATTTTTATCTAGTTGATACTCTGTAGCGTTACCAAGCAACATACGTTGCATGCGGCGAGCACGTGGATTCATGTTCGAAATCTTTAATAATCGTTCTTCGATTTCGAGCCATTCTGCTAACGGGTATAACCACAAACAAGGTTCGTTTAAGGCCACAGTGCAAATAACCGTTCCCTGATCTTCAGACAAGATCGCATCTCGGTACTTAGTTGGTACCGCAAAGCGTCCTTTATCATCCAAACTCAGAGAGCTCGCACCCCGAAACATAAATTGCCTTAAAAATAGGTTATTAATCGTTAATGATTATTTCCGATCCAGTTTGATCCACTAAAAACCACTTTTTACCACAGTGCTCCAGTTTAGGGCTTGACAAGCCATTTTGTCAAGTAAGCAGATCATCATAAGCGCCTTGTGAAGCCAGAAAAAATAAGGGCTCAGGCAAAGCCTATGAATTACGTGGGAAAAAGTGGAAAACATCGAAAAAAAATTTTTTTTCAATTTTCTTGGTAATGGATTAGGGAAAAATGGTTAATGAATAACCAATGAATAATTACAAAATTATCTTATGCTGTAATTTTTACTTAATCACCCTGCAAGAGTTACGGGAAATATCCATCCTAGAACTCAACTACAATATTAACACATTGAAAAATATACCTTTTACAATTTGGTATAAAGGTTGCGACAGACTAGCTACCAATTCAATGGCAATTTTTTAAGGAATGATTATGACTACCGCAACTTCAAAATCGAACACAAGTACAGCAACGGACAGCAGTGCAAACTCGAAAGCGGCTCAAGTAGAGGCGCCATTTACAGAAAAAGCAACTGAAGCAGCACATCACGCTGTAGATGCATTATCAACGCGTGCTGCAAGTGCCGAGCAAAGTGTACGTCAAGGTGCGTCTAGCTCTGCCCAAACGCTTTCTGATAAACAAGCTGTAGCACGTGCTAAAATTAACGAATACAGTGGTAAAACTCGTCAGCTTGCATCAGAAAACCCACTTGCAACAGCGGGGATTGCCTTTGCTGCAGGCATGTTAGTATCTGCG
The nucleotide sequence above comes from Pseudoalteromonas shioyasakiensis. Encoded proteins:
- the ftsL gene encoding cell division protein FtsL, with the translated sequence MKAKAVNRQPNLFVEIFKGLGANKLTLALLVVILASSLSVVQVTHLARQQLIEQDKLLQERDELDLEWRYLLVEEEFYSQHARIEEVATMQLEMKRPTSKDEQVVILQ
- the rsmH gene encoding 16S rRNA (cytosine(1402)-N(4))-methyltransferase RsmH, producing MTAQFEHVSVLMDETIDALDIKPEGIYMDGTFGRGGHSGQILARLSEQGRLQAIDQDPQAIKAAEKFADDARFSIAHTRFSNLKAVAEDNDLIGKVDGILLDIGVSSPQLDDAERGFSFMKDGPLDMRMDPTSGRSAAQWLAEAELEDITHVIKTYGEEKFGRRIAHKIIETREHTPITSTKQLADLVDEAVPVKDKYKHPATRTFQAIRIYINSELEEIQTALQAAVDVLKPGGRLVVISFHSLEDRIVKQFIKKQSKGEAIPRGLPLTDAQINKNLTLKAVGKAIKPSKAEIEANPRSRSSVLRIAQRL
- the mraZ gene encoding division/cell wall cluster transcriptional repressor MraZ — its product is MFRGASSLSLDDKGRFAVPTKYRDAILSEDQGTVICTVALNEPCLWLYPLAEWLEIEERLLKISNMNPRARRMQRMLLGNATEYQLDKNGRILLAPSLRAHAELGKKIMLVGLMNKFEIWDEDRWHEQMRQDTEIERQGDFEANPEFDNFSL
- a CDS encoding DUF883 domain-containing protein, translating into MTTATSKSNTSTATDSSANSKAAQVEAPFTEKATEAAHHAVDALSTRAASAEQSVRQGASSSAQTLSDKQAVARAKINEYSGKTRQLASENPLATAGIAFAAGMLVSALIRRK